The proteins below are encoded in one region of Candidatus Neomarinimicrobiota bacterium:
- a CDS encoding flagellin — protein MSFTRINANIAALQSYNELLNVNRLVSQGLLRLSSGKRINTVGDDPAGFSLARGIESRRRSLSQALDNVGTAKNVLSIAEGSYLAIASIL, from the coding sequence ATGAGTTTCACTCGAATTAACGCCAATATTGCTGCGTTACAATCCTACAATGAGCTACTGAATGTCAACCGCCTGGTCAGCCAGGGTTTGCTGCGCCTGTCTTCGGGCAAGCGTATTAACACCGTTGGCGATGACCCGGCCGGTTTTTCATTGGCTCGTGGTATTGAGTCCCGTCGGCGTTCACTGTCGCAGGCGCTGGACAACGTCGGCACTGCCAAGAACGTGCTCTCCATTGCTGAGGGCAGTTATCTGGCCATCGCCAGCATTCTC